The segment CAAGCACTTCCCCGGGCATGGGGACACGGGGGTGGACTCCCACCTGGACCTGCCCCGGGTGGATAAGCCCAAGGAGGCCCTGGAGGGGGCGGAGCTCCTTCCCTTCCGCCGCTATGTGGCCGCGGGGATGCCGGCCCTCATGACCGCCCACATCCTCTTTCCCGCCTTGGATCCCAAATACCCCGCCACCCTTTCGGCCAAAATCCTCACAGGCTTGCTCCGGAGGGAGATGGGCTTTACCGGGGCCATCCTTACCGATGACATGGCTATGGGGGCCATCAAGCGCCACTACGGGGCGGGGGAGGCGGCGGTTCTAGCCGTGAAGGCCGGGGCTGATTTGCTCCTGCTGGAACCCGATGAGGCGGCCATCCGGGAGGTGCACGCCCGGCTCTCCAAGGCCCTGGGCCAGGAGATTCCCCTTTCCCGGGCAGAGGAGGCCAGAAGGCGGGCTCAGGGCCTTAAGGCAGGCCAGGGGGAATGCCCTTTCACCCCGAAGGAGGAGGAGGAGGCTTTGGCCCTCGAGGCGGCCCGGCGGGGCGTGGTGCACCGCTTTGGCCCCCTGCCCATACCCGGTCAGGGAACCTTGGTCTTGGGCCTGAGGATCTCCGACCGCTACGGAGCGGAGCCCACCCTGGCGGACCTTGCCCCCCAGTACCTTCCCGGAAGCCGGGGGCTCATCCTTTCGGAGGATCCCACCCCGGTGGAGATCCAGAAGGCCTTGGCGGAGGCCAGGAAGGCGGAGCGCCTGGTGGCCTCCACCTACCGCTGGCTTGGCGGTTTCAAGGAGGGGCAAAGGACCTTGGTGAAGGAGCTCCTGGCCCTGGGCAAACCCCTATACCTGGTGGCCTTGGGCAACCCCGACGACCTTCGCTTCCTTCCAGGGAGGCCCACGGGCTATCTGGCTACCCACGGCTACCGCGCGGTCCAGGTCCGGGCCGCGTTGGAGGCCCTCGCAGGGGTGTATGCCCCTACGGGGCAATGGGTCTTTGGAGGTGAACCATGAGAAGGTGGGTTGTGGCTGTTTTGGCGGTGCTCCTAGGGCTTGCTTCTGCCCAGAAGCTGGTCCTGGCCAGCTGGGGGAGCCAGGAGGAGATCAAGGCATACCAGGAGGTGCTTAAGGTCTTCCAGGAGAGGAACCCGGGTATCCAGGTGGAGTACATCAACATCCCCTCCGGGGAGTACCTGGCCAAGATCACCGCCATGATGGCGGCCGGTACCCCGCCGGATGTCTTCTTCCTCAACAACATAGACTTCCCGGGGATGGCCTCGAGAGGCGTGCTGGCTCCCCTGGACGCCTTTATCCAGCGGGACAAGTACCCCACCGCCGATATCTTCCCGGGCATCCTCAAGGCCTTCCAGTGGGAGGGGAAGCAATATGGCCTGCCCCGGGATGTGTCCAACCTGGTGGTCTTCTATAACCGCACCCTCCTCCGGAAGGCGGGCCTGCCCGATCCCAAGCCCGACTGGACCTGGGAGGATTTCCTCCGCTACGCCAAGGCCCTCACCGTGGAAAAGGATGGCAAAAGGGTCCAGTGGGGGGTTTCCTTCCAGACCTTCTACCTCTTCTGGGAACCCTGGGTCTGGAGTGCGGGCGGGCGGTTTTATGCCCCTGACCACAGCCGGTTCCTGCTGAATAGCCCGGCGTCCCTGGAGGGCTTGCAGTTTTATCTGGACCTCCGCTACAAGCACCACGTGGCCCCCACTCCCGAGGAGGCCCAGGACCGCGGGGCCTTCACCATGTTCCTGAACGGACAGACGGGGATGATCGTGGACGGGCGCTGGCGGGTACCCACCCTTAAGGCCCGGGCCAAGTTCGACTTCGACGTGGTGCCCTTTCCCCGGGGCAAGGCAGGAAGCATCGTGGACATAGACGGCTCCGGCTGGGTGATGGCGGCCGGTTCCAGGAACCCGGAGGCCGCTTGGAAGCTCCTTTCCTTCCTGGCTGGCCCTGAGGCCAGCCGCATCTTCACCAGGACCGGGCTCATCATCCCCGCCCGGGGGGTAGATGTGAAGAATGTGGACCGCAGCATCCAAAGCCTCAAGGACTTCTTCGTGCCCCCGCCTCCCAAGAACCAGCAATACTTCCTCACGGTAAACCGCACGGCAAGGCCCACGGAAACCTTCGAGCGCTGGAACGAGGCCCTGCAACTCATCAACAAGGCCTTGGAACCCGTGTGGCAGGGTAAGGCGGAGCTGAAGGCGGCCCTGGACGGCGTGGCCCCCCAGGTGCAGAAGATTCTGGACGAGGTCCAGGCGGAGCGCAAGAAGCGCTAGACCCTAAGGCCAGGAGGCCCCCATGCGTGTCTACTACCGATTCCCCCTCCTCTTCCTCCTGCCCTCCTTGGTGGGCTTCCTGGCCTTCAACCTGGGGCCCATCCTCACCAGCCTCCTCCTTTCCTTCGTCGCCTACGATGGGTTAAGACCCCTTGGCCTGGCCACCTTCCGGGAGAGCTGGGTGGGCTTGGAGAACTACCGCCAGCTCCTCGAGGACCCCGTCTTCCACAAGGCTTTCTTCAACACCCTTTTCTACGTGGCGGTGGCGGTGCCCTTGGAGATCGTGTTGGCCTTGCTCCTGGCTTTGGGCTTGAACCGCCCTTGGCCCGGGGTGCGGTTCATCCGCACCCTCTACCTCCTGCCCACGGTGACCAGCGTGGTGGCGGTGGGCCTCCTTTGGCGCTGGATCCTGAACCCCACCGTGGGGCCAGTGAACCTCTTCCTGCGCTGGGCGGGGGAGAGGATGGAGGGTGTCTATGGCCTTTTGGGGTTAACCCCTCCCTCGTGGGTGGCGTGGCTGGCCCGGGAGGGACCCGGATGGCTTTCCGATCCAGCCTGGGCCATGTGGGGGGTGATCCTGGCCTCGGTGTGGGCGGGGGTAGGGTTAAGGATGCTGATCTTCCTGGCGGGACTGCAGAACATCAACAAGGAATACCTGGAGGCGGCCAGCCTGGACGGGGCCAACAACCTGCAGCGCTTCTTCTACGTGGTTTTGCCCCTCCTTTCCCCCACGGTGTTTCTGAACACCCTTCTCGCCATGATCGGCGGTTTCCAGGTGTTCGGCCTGGTGTACACCATGACCGGGGGAGGGCCCTTGGATTCCACCAACGTGCTGATGCTTTACCTGTACCGCAAGGCCTTCGGCGTCTTTCCCTTCGAGATGGGGTATGCTTCGGCCATCGCCTGGGTCCTCTTCCTCATCCTGTTTGCCCTCACCTACCTGCAGTGGACCCTGCGCAAGCGGTGGGTGGTGGAGGAAGCATGAGGCTTTTGGGGAAGCTCTGGGATTCCCTCGTCTACCTGGTCCTCCTGGTCGGGGGGGTGAGCATGCTGGTGCCCTTCTTCTGGATGATCTCCACCAGCCTGAAGGCGCCGGGGGCGGTCTTTGACCTCCCTGTGGAGGTCTGGCCCAAGGAGCTCCACTGGGAAAACTACCAGCGGGTCCTCACCAGCGTGCCCTTCGGCCGCTGGTACCTGAACTCCTTGGTGGTGGCCTTGGGCCTCACTTTCCTGAACCTGACCAGCGGGGCCATGGCGGGTTATGCCTTCGCCCGCTTCCGTTTTAGGGGACAGGGGGCCTTGTTCCTCCTCTTCCTCGCCACCCTGATGATCCCTGTGCACGTGCTCATCATCCCCCTTTTCATCCTCATGCGGAACCTGGGCTGGGTGGACACCTACTACGCCCTTATTCTTCCCGGCCTCTTCGATGCCTTCGCCATCTTCCTCATGCGTCAACACTTCCTGCACCTGCCCAGGGAGCTGGAGGAGGCGGCCATCATGGACGGGGCTACTCCCTGGCAGGTGTACTGGAAGGTGGCCCTGCCCCTGGCAGCCCCCGCCTTGGCCACCTTGGGTACCTTCACCTTTTTGGCGGGCTGGAACAGCTTCCTCTGGCCCCTTATCGTCACCAACTCCTTGGAGATGCGCCCCCTAACCGTGGGCTTGGCGGTCTTCCAGGGGCAGTTTTCCACGGAGTGGACGGTACTCATGGCCGGGCTTACCCTGGGCACCATTCCGCCCATCCTGGTCTTTCTCCTGGCCCAGCGCTACTTCATCCAGGGCCTTACCCTGGGAAGCCTGAAGGGGTAGCATGCTGGATCCAACCTTTCAAAGAGCCTTGCTGGAAGCCCTGGATCGGTATCCCACGCCCTTTTACGCCTACGACTGGGGGCGGGTCCGGGCCCAGCTGGCGCGCCTGAGGGAGGCCTTCCCCTTTGCCCGTTTTTTCTACGCACTGAAGGCCAACCCCCGTCTTGGGCTTCTTCGGCGCCTCAGGGCCCTTGGCCTCGGGGCCGAGGCGGTTTCCCTGGGGGAGGTGCTCCGGGCCTACCGGTCGGGCTTTGGCCCGGACCAGGTGGTGTGGAACGGCCCGGTTAAGACCCCGGAGGCCCTTACCACCCTGAAGGGGCGGGAACCCCTTGTGGTCCTGGACTCCGAAGGGGATGTGGGGCGGGTGGCCCGGTACCTTCCCGGGGCCAGGGTGTTGTTGCGGGTGAACCCGGACCTCCCGGTGAACACCCACGGGCACCTGGCCACGGGCAGGGGGGAAAGCCAGTTTGGGGTGTTGCCGGAGGCGGTGCCGGGGCTGGTGAGAACTATCCGGGAAAAGGGGTTAACCTTTTTGGGCCTCCATCTGCACCTGGGTTCGGCCTTGAGCCGGGTGGAGGATTTCCTGGAAGGCTACGGGGTCCTCGATGCTCTTTATCCCCAGGTGGGGCCGGTGGCGGTCTTGAACCTGGGAGGGGGCTTCGGCTTGGACCTCCCCCTGGAGGCTCTCCAAGAACCCCTGAAGAGCCTGGCCCGGCTTTATGGGGCCCAGGTCTGGCTGGAGCCGGGAAGGTACCTGGTGGCCGAGGCAGGGGTCCTGGTGTCCAGGGTGGTGGGCCTGAAGGAAACCCGCAGGCGGTATGTGCTCCTGGATGCCGGGATGACCAGTCTCATCCGGCCTGCCCTTTATGGGGCCCGCCACCCCATCCTGCCCCTTTACCCTCGAGAAGGCCGGGAGGAAGGGATTTTTGACCTGGCGGGTCCCGCCTGCGAGGCAGGCGACATCCTGGCCCGGGAGGTGCGCCTGCCCGTGCCCCAGGAGGGGGAAGCCTTGGCTATCCTCGAGGCTGGAGCCTACGGGGCCAGCATGAGCCTTACCTACCTGGACACTCCAAGGCCCTTGGAGCTCCTTTGGACCGGGGCGGGGTGGGAGGTGCTTCGGACACGGGAGCCCTGGGAGCGGCTTTTGGAGGGGGAGGAGGCTTAGCCCGTTCACCCCAGCCGCCGAATCAACTTTCCTGTTTTGCCCTCCAGGGCTAAAAGCCACCATCCCTCCTGCGGAGGGCGGGGGAGGCTGAGGCCCTTGGGCACCGCTTGCCAGGTTCCTTGCTGGTACCGGGCCACCAGCGAGGCCTGTCCGCTGTACCCGGGCAGAACCCGCCAGAGTACTCCGCCCTCCCCCCACCAGGCCCGCACCGGTCCCTGGCCCAGGCCCACCAGGTCTCCAGGACCCTGGTAGTAGGCCCAGGTGGCCGGGCTCAACACGGCGAGGCCTTCCGGGCCCACCTCCACCACCATGCCAGGAGCCAAGTAGGGGAGAAGGGGGGTGCGCACCCGCAGGGCCCGGCCGCCAACCCATAGGGTGTCCTCCTCAACCCCCTCCACCTGGCCGTAGTAACGGAGGGCGGGCCGGTTCTCCTCCTTGGCCTCGTCCCTACGCTTTTTCCCCTCCTCGCCCTTCTTTTTCTCCCCTTCCTTCTCCTCTTCTCCCCACGCCGGGGCCAAGAAGGCCACGGCCAGGAGGAGGAGCTTAACGAGAAAGGTTCGCCGCTTCACCGCGCCACCTCGGAAGCCTCAAGCGTACCCGTAAGCCCGGGCGGGCATTTTCCAGTTCCAGCTTCCCGCCCAGCCGCTTCACCCCTTGCTCCACCAAGGCCAAGCCCAGGCCCAGCCCTTCGCGCTCTTTACGCTCCCGGAAAAAGGGCCGGGTCAGGTGGGGCAGGGCTTCTTCCGTGACTCCGGGCCCATGATCCCTCACCTCTATGACCACCTCCTCCTTTCCCCCACCAAGCCCGATCTCCACCGGGGGTGCCCCGTGGCGAAGGGCGTTTTCCAAGAGGTTATCCAGCATCCTTTCCAGCAGAAGGGGATGGGCTAGAATCCAGGCTTGCTCGGCAGGTCCTGGGTCCATCTGGCCTGGCGCTGGGCCGCCTTCCTTGGAGGGAAGGCGCCGAAACCGCACTCCCGCCTGACCTTTCAGGTAGTCCCTCAGGAACCCCGTAAGCTCCAGGGGAAGCAGGTCCACCTCCAGGTCCCCCTCCGCCCGGCTCAAGGCCAGGAGTCCCTCGAGGGTCCTTTCCATGCGGGCCAAGGCGCCTTCCAGGTGGGGCAGGACCTGTTCCAGGGGAAGAAGGCCTCCCTTGAGTGCCTCCACCTGGCTCCGGAGCACCGCCAGGGGGCTGCGGAGCTCGTGGGATGCGTAGCGGGTGAGGAGCCTTTCCCGTTCCAGCGCTCCCCGCACCGCTTCCACCAGGCGGTTGAAGCTATGGATGACCCGGGCGAGTTCCCGCTCCCGGACCGGGGCCAGGGGCTTGGGAAAGCGCAGGGCAGAGAGGCTTTCCACCGCTTGGGCCAGCTCCTGGAGAGGCCTGGAAAGAACCCCGGCGAAGTAGGACCCGAGGAGGGCGGCTAGGAGCAGCAGGGGCAAGAGGAGGCTCAGGCTTGCCCTGAGATAGGTGCCAAGGGCTCGCCGGTACTCCTCAACCCGGAGGTGGACCTCCAGCACGTACTCCTTCCAGGGGACCTTGGCCGTGCGCCAGGCCTCTCCTTCCTTGGGGGCGAAACCTCCTTCCAGAACGGGCACTCCATCCCGGGAAAGACGGAAGCCGAAGACGTAGTGGGTTCCCAGGAAGACATCCCCCTGCCTGAGCCTGGGGCCTGTTTCGGTGATTTCCAAGGCTTTCAGGACCCGCCCCGTGACCTCCGAGAGATCCAAGGCGATGTCCCGCTCCACCAGGTTGCGGAAGACCAGGTACCCCAGCAGGAGGGAGAGGAGGCCGATGGCGGCGGCCAGAAGGAAGAAGGCATAGGCTAAGCGCGCCCTAAGGCTCATGGCTTCCCCAGGCGGTAGCCCCCGGGTACCCGTTCCACCACCCAGGGGGCGAGGCTTTGACGGAGCTTTTGCACGTACACCCGGAGCACCGCATCCGTTTCGGCTCCCGGGAAGAGGCGCTCGAGGAGTTCCTCGCGGCTAAAAGTTCTGTCGGGGTGTTGCGCCAGAAGCTCCAGGAGGGCGAAGGCCTTGGGGGAAAGGGCCACCTCCCTCCCACCCAGGATCACCCGCCTGGCCACCAGGTCCACCTCGAGGGAACCCCTTCGCAGGATACGCCCCTTGAAGTCGGCATGCCTTCGGGCGAGGGCCTTGATTCGGGCCAGGAGCTCCTCCAGGTGGAAGGGTTTTACCAGGTAGTCGTCCCCGCCCAATTCTAGGCCATGGATTCGGTCCTCGAGGGCATCCCTGGCGGTGAGGAATAGGATGCCCCCGCGGAAGCCCCCTTGGCGCAGGGCCTCGGCGAAGCGGAAGCCCGCGTCCTCCCCCTCGGGCAGCATGATGTCCAGGATGAGGACATCGGGTTCCCCCTCGGCCAAGAGGCTCCAGGCTTCCTCCAGGTTCCTGGCCCCGAGGGCCTCGTACCGCTCCCGCCGCAAGAGGGCCAGGATGGGCTCCAGAATGCCTGGCTCGTCTTCCACCACCAAGATCCTCATGGCTTCCGGGCATGAAGGGCTAAGGCTCCAAGAAGCCCAAGCCCACTCAAGGCTAGGGGGGCTAGGGGTGGGGGAGAGCCTTCCTTTTCCCCTTCCCTCAAAGGCCCGGGGTAGGCGGGATATTCCCACCCCTCCTCGTCCACCAGCCGGACCACGGAGGGGGAAGAGGCCTCCAGGGCTTCCTGCATGTGCTCTACCAGGCCCAAAAGCCCCATGCCCCCCACCAGGAGGAGAAGCCCCGTGGCCCAAACCCTTCCTCTTGGGAACCCGAGGCCGAGGAGGATGGCCCCTGCTCCCAGCCCGGCGGCCAAGGGTGCCAGGATGCGGATACCCTCCCTGTGGTCCATCAGAACCAGCTCCGCTAAGACGGTGAGGAAACCCAAGCCGGTGAAAAGGGCCACCATATCGGGAAATCGCTTTTGCAGCACTTCGCCCATGACCTTCCTCCCTAGTCTCGCTTGCCCCAGGCTTTTCCGTCCAGCCCGTGGCAGTAGGCGCAGAAGTTGGGGGGCAGGGTGACGTTAAAGGCCTTTTCGTCCTCCGGGTTTTGGATCAGGGCCAGCTGGGCCCGCTGGAAGGCCTGGACCTTCAGGGCCTCTTGGGACGAAAGGCTTGAAGCTCCCCGGTGGCAGGTGGCACACTCCCTGGCCCCTTCTTCCTCGGCCCACTCTCCGTGGCTTGAGGTGAAGTCCCGGCCGTGGCTTTTGGGAGCGTGGCACTGGGAGCAGGAGGCGTCGGCCTTGCGGCCCCATGCGGTGAAGATGGGGTCCTTAAGGGAGCTTTGGCTTCCCCGTATGGCGACGGGCTGGGTCTTACCGTCGTGGCAGGTGGCGCAGAACCGCCCTAGGGAGGTAGCCCCGTGGGGCTCGAGGGCTGGGACCTGGGCCCTGCTCTTCCATACCTTGTTCTCGTCCAGGACGGTGTGGCAGGTTTCGCAGGTGCTTCCCTTGGCCCCCAGGGCCGCGAAGTGGCGTTCGTGGCTGAAGACCACGCGGCCCACCTCCCGGGGCAGGTAGACCTTGACCAGGTCCTGGGGTGGCTGCCACTGCCTCTTGGGCTTGATCCGTCCATGCTCCAGCTCCACGTACTGTCCAGGCACCACCGCAAGGCCAGGGGGAAGGGGAGAGCCATCGGAGAGGAAGGCCTGGCCCCTCTCCGCGTCCCAGCGCACATAGAGGTAGCGCTCTCCCTCGCTGGCCAGGG is part of the Thermus caldilimi genome and harbors:
- a CDS encoding response regulator transcription factor, translating into MRILVVEDEPGILEPILALLRRERYEALGARNLEEAWSLLAEGEPDVLILDIMLPEGEDAGFRFAEALRQGGFRGGILFLTARDALEDRIHGLELGGDDYLVKPFHLEELLARIKALARRHADFKGRILRRGSLEVDLVARRVILGGREVALSPKAFALLELLAQHPDRTFSREELLERLFPGAETDAVLRVYVQKLRQSLAPWVVERVPGGYRLGKP
- a CDS encoding carbohydrate ABC transporter permease, translating into MRVYYRFPLLFLLPSLVGFLAFNLGPILTSLLLSFVAYDGLRPLGLATFRESWVGLENYRQLLEDPVFHKAFFNTLFYVAVAVPLEIVLALLLALGLNRPWPGVRFIRTLYLLPTVTSVVAVGLLWRWILNPTVGPVNLFLRWAGERMEGVYGLLGLTPPSWVAWLAREGPGWLSDPAWAMWGVILASVWAGVGLRMLIFLAGLQNINKEYLEAASLDGANNLQRFFYVVLPLLSPTVFLNTLLAMIGGFQVFGLVYTMTGGGPLDSTNVLMLYLYRKAFGVFPFEMGYASAIAWVLFLILFALTYLQWTLRKRWVVEEA
- a CDS encoding ABC transporter substrate-binding protein → MRRWVVAVLAVLLGLASAQKLVLASWGSQEEIKAYQEVLKVFQERNPGIQVEYINIPSGEYLAKITAMMAAGTPPDVFFLNNIDFPGMASRGVLAPLDAFIQRDKYPTADIFPGILKAFQWEGKQYGLPRDVSNLVVFYNRTLLRKAGLPDPKPDWTWEDFLRYAKALTVEKDGKRVQWGVSFQTFYLFWEPWVWSAGGRFYAPDHSRFLLNSPASLEGLQFYLDLRYKHHVAPTPEEAQDRGAFTMFLNGQTGMIVDGRWRVPTLKARAKFDFDVVPFPRGKAGSIVDIDGSGWVMAAGSRNPEAAWKLLSFLAGPEASRIFTRTGLIIPARGVDVKNVDRSIQSLKDFFVPPPPKNQQYFLTVNRTARPTETFERWNEALQLINKALEPVWQGKAELKAALDGVAPQVQKILDEVQAERKKR
- a CDS encoding HAMP domain-containing sensor histidine kinase, which codes for MSLRARLAYAFFLLAAAIGLLSLLLGYLVFRNLVERDIALDLSEVTGRVLKALEITETGPRLRQGDVFLGTHYVFGFRLSRDGVPVLEGGFAPKEGEAWRTAKVPWKEYVLEVHLRVEEYRRALGTYLRASLSLLLPLLLLAALLGSYFAGVLSRPLQELAQAVESLSALRFPKPLAPVRERELARVIHSFNRLVEAVRGALERERLLTRYASHELRSPLAVLRSQVEALKGGLLPLEQVLPHLEGALARMERTLEGLLALSRAEGDLEVDLLPLELTGFLRDYLKGQAGVRFRRLPSKEGGPAPGQMDPGPAEQAWILAHPLLLERMLDNLLENALRHGAPPVEIGLGGGKEEVVIEVRDHGPGVTEEALPHLTRPFFRERKEREGLGLGLALVEQGVKRLGGKLELENARPGLRVRLRLPRWRGEAANLSR
- a CDS encoding glycoside hydrolase family 3 N-terminal domain-containing protein, with the protein product MRLLAILAGMGMAAAQAGNFLIVSFKGEEVPVALLKEIRPAGVILYPSNLRRDPQGVVARLRALDPKLLLLVDQEGGPFTSYREGVVRFPSAMALSASGDEGLVERVGWALGCQVRRLGADVNLAPVLDVNTNPNNPIIGLRSFGADPERVARMGLAFARGVLRSGAKPVGKHFPGHGDTGVDSHLDLPRVDKPKEALEGAELLPFRRYVAAGMPALMTAHILFPALDPKYPATLSAKILTGLLRREMGFTGAILTDDMAMGAIKRHYGAGEAAVLAVKAGADLLLLEPDEAAIREVHARLSKALGQEIPLSRAEEARRRAQGLKAGQGECPFTPKEEEEALALEAARRGVVHRFGPLPIPGQGTLVLGLRISDRYGAEPTLADLAPQYLPGSRGLILSEDPTPVEIQKALAEARKAERLVASTYRWLGGFKEGQRTLVKELLALGKPLYLVALGNPDDLRFLPGRPTGYLATHGYRAVQVRAALEALAGVYAPTGQWVFGGEP
- the lysA gene encoding diaminopimelate decarboxylase yields the protein MLDPTFQRALLEALDRYPTPFYAYDWGRVRAQLARLREAFPFARFFYALKANPRLGLLRRLRALGLGAEAVSLGEVLRAYRSGFGPDQVVWNGPVKTPEALTTLKGREPLVVLDSEGDVGRVARYLPGARVLLRVNPDLPVNTHGHLATGRGESQFGVLPEAVPGLVRTIREKGLTFLGLHLHLGSALSRVEDFLEGYGVLDALYPQVGPVAVLNLGGGFGLDLPLEALQEPLKSLARLYGAQVWLEPGRYLVAEAGVLVSRVVGLKETRRRYVLLDAGMTSLIRPALYGARHPILPLYPREGREEGIFDLAGPACEAGDILAREVRLPVPQEGEALAILEAGAYGASMSLTYLDTPRPLELLWTGAGWEVLRTREPWERLLEGEEA
- a CDS encoding cytochrome c3 family protein; the encoded protein is MKRLWLLLLLGLALASEGERYLYVRWDAERGQAFLSDGSPLPPGLAVVPGQYVELEHGRIKPKRQWQPPQDLVKVYLPREVGRVVFSHERHFAALGAKGSTCETCHTVLDENKVWKSRAQVPALEPHGATSLGRFCATCHDGKTQPVAIRGSQSSLKDPIFTAWGRKADASCSQCHAPKSHGRDFTSSHGEWAEEEGARECATCHRGASSLSSQEALKVQAFQRAQLALIQNPEDEKAFNVTLPPNFCAYCHGLDGKAWGKRD
- a CDS encoding carbohydrate ABC transporter permease; protein product: MRLLGKLWDSLVYLVLLVGGVSMLVPFFWMISTSLKAPGAVFDLPVEVWPKELHWENYQRVLTSVPFGRWYLNSLVVALGLTFLNLTSGAMAGYAFARFRFRGQGALFLLFLATLMIPVHVLIIPLFILMRNLGWVDTYYALILPGLFDAFAIFLMRQHFLHLPRELEEAAIMDGATPWQVYWKVALPLAAPALATLGTFTFLAGWNSFLWPLIVTNSLEMRPLTVGLAVFQGQFSTEWTVLMAGLTLGTIPPILVFLLAQRYFIQGLTLGSLKG